A part of Solicola gregarius genomic DNA contains:
- a CDS encoding S1 family peptidase: protein MLATERELRLDDIYVRAGLSGPESVADYWIQFTEMPDAEVLADLQALPVDVEVQYGAPASARELAALAAALTGAAADHPDVIHSAGTRYDPQSYEFRLEYAAVDGATDDEVAQVLDAGLADAAQGRPYQRLPVGVVLDRDDSREPSVTEATVQGGRNLFRGGSRSCTAGFTARRHGNRGALTARHCPNRLEYRNRRGIISRNPAQTSYNAVDLQFHRTLRRHSTNRQFRHSRNDDRTVRRVANAPDGSAICHWGGTTGRSCTYVVNQDTCEVLSGHRYCGLDVTRDDVSAGGDSGGPWFLGTTARGTHSGGNAGNASFFTRVGRLYFLDAHILQR, encoded by the coding sequence GTGCTCGCCACTGAACGCGAATTGCGCCTCGATGACATCTACGTCCGGGCTGGCTTGTCGGGACCCGAGTCTGTTGCCGACTATTGGATTCAGTTCACCGAGATGCCCGATGCCGAGGTTCTCGCCGACCTACAGGCTCTGCCGGTCGATGTTGAGGTTCAGTACGGGGCGCCGGCCTCCGCTCGAGAGCTGGCTGCGCTCGCCGCCGCGCTAACAGGAGCCGCCGCGGACCACCCGGATGTGATTCATTCTGCGGGCACGCGCTATGACCCGCAATCCTACGAGTTTCGTCTGGAGTACGCGGCGGTGGACGGAGCCACCGATGACGAAGTTGCCCAGGTTCTCGATGCTGGACTAGCCGACGCGGCACAAGGGCGCCCGTATCAACGGCTCCCCGTCGGCGTCGTGCTTGACCGCGACGACAGCCGGGAGCCATCCGTGACCGAAGCCACGGTCCAGGGTGGACGGAATCTCTTTCGCGGTGGGTCGCGTTCCTGCACGGCTGGCTTCACGGCGCGCCGCCACGGAAACCGCGGTGCCCTGACGGCACGTCACTGCCCGAATCGGCTCGAGTATCGAAATCGGCGCGGGATCATCAGTAGGAACCCTGCGCAAACCTCCTACAATGCTGTCGATCTGCAGTTTCACCGGACCCTGCGAAGGCACAGCACTAATCGTCAGTTCCGTCACTCGCGCAACGATGACCGGACTGTTCGGAGGGTGGCGAACGCACCCGACGGCTCCGCAATCTGTCACTGGGGAGGCACGACGGGCCGTTCATGCACGTACGTCGTCAACCAGGACACATGTGAGGTCCTATCCGGTCACCGCTACTGCGGATTGGACGTCACACGTGACGACGTCTCTGCGGGTGGCGATAGCGGTGGGCCTTGGTTCCTCGGAACCACCGCACGCGGAACTCACTCCGGTGGAAACGCGGGCAACGCAAGCTTCTTCACACGCGTCGGACGTCTCTACTTCCTCGATGCCCACATCCTTCAGAGGTGA
- a CDS encoding DUF7144 family membrane protein yields MSEQTTSNYHDAGQRQAPPPSGWATGFIMFAGVMMIMAGGFQSLVGLAALIKDDFYVSTPNYLLEFDPTNWGWIHLLMGLLVLFAGFAVLNGRVWGRTIGVILAVLSALVNFAFIPYYPFWSILVIAVDIFVIWALTAHGRDITR; encoded by the coding sequence ATGTCCGAGCAGACCACTTCGAACTACCACGACGCCGGCCAACGGCAGGCACCGCCGCCCAGTGGCTGGGCCACCGGGTTCATCATGTTCGCCGGAGTGATGATGATCATGGCCGGCGGATTCCAGTCCCTCGTTGGCCTGGCGGCGCTGATCAAGGACGACTTCTACGTCAGCACGCCCAACTACCTGCTCGAGTTCGACCCCACCAACTGGGGCTGGATCCACCTGCTGATGGGCCTGCTCGTGCTGTTCGCCGGCTTCGCCGTGCTGAACGGCAGGGTTTGGGGTCGCACGATCGGGGTCATCCTGGCCGTCCTGAGCGCCTTGGTGAACTTCGCGTTCATCCCCTACTACCCGTTCTGGTCGATCCTGGTCATCGCGGTGGACATCTTCGTGATCTGGGCGCTGACCGCCCACGGGCGTGACATCACCCGGTGA
- a CDS encoding GAF and ANTAR domain-containing protein, giving the protein MGGLVADGTAPGDGWRAQAIALVRAEAAAGAPIDRLCRAAVRGLGLSGALTMVATSPATQLTGSSDQNVARIAELEFELGEGPSTDATVSRRPVLVPDLSRATRWPAYARFAMELGTAGVFALPLHVGAVHLGVLVLASDEVALLDGDRMAFAFAFAELATEILLDGDGDGVPPDSTMAAILDAHSEVYQAQGMVMVQLGVSLADALANLRARAFLQSRDLTELARDVLSGRERFERDG; this is encoded by the coding sequence ATGGGAGGCTTGGTCGCGGACGGCACTGCGCCTGGTGATGGATGGCGTGCGCAGGCGATCGCTCTTGTCCGTGCCGAGGCCGCGGCCGGGGCGCCGATCGACCGGTTGTGCCGTGCGGCCGTCCGTGGACTCGGGCTGTCGGGTGCGCTGACGATGGTGGCAACGAGTCCTGCAACCCAGTTGACGGGTTCGTCGGACCAGAACGTGGCGCGGATCGCTGAGCTCGAGTTCGAGCTCGGTGAGGGACCGTCGACTGACGCAACAGTGTCGCGCCGGCCGGTTTTAGTGCCGGACTTGAGCAGAGCAACCCGGTGGCCGGCTTACGCGAGGTTCGCAATGGAGCTCGGCACGGCCGGGGTGTTCGCTCTTCCCCTTCATGTCGGAGCTGTCCATCTGGGTGTCCTGGTTCTGGCGTCGGACGAGGTTGCCCTGCTGGACGGTGACCGGATGGCGTTCGCGTTCGCGTTCGCGGAGCTCGCTACCGAGATCCTGCTCGATGGCGACGGCGACGGTGTGCCCCCGGATTCGACCATGGCTGCGATACTCGATGCGCATTCCGAGGTCTACCAGGCCCAGGGCATGGTGATGGTTCAACTCGGCGTGAGCCTCGCAGACGCGCTCGCAAACCTGCGAGCCCGAGCGTTTCTGCAGAGCCGTGACCTGACCGAGCTGGCACGCGACGTTCTCTCGGGCCGAGAACGATTCGAGAGAGATGGCTGA
- a CDS encoding GAF and ANTAR domain-containing protein yields the protein MIPRDELSEVFVEVADTLVADFDLVEFLHNLATRTVTISGLDAAGLLLADQHGQLRFMASSSEQAKLLELFQLQNSEGPCLDTYRTGEPVLSPDLDEARSRWPLFADRALADGFRSVHAIPMRLQDKTIGALNLFGGDVSALNSHDTRVIQALADVATIAILQEQAIRHAETLSEQLQGALNSRITIEQAKGALAQAHGVDVSTAFQLLRDYARSHQARLTDVAHRAVTHPEGLDDLFEPVTD from the coding sequence ATGATCCCGAGGGATGAGCTTTCTGAGGTCTTCGTCGAGGTTGCCGACACCCTCGTCGCGGACTTCGACCTTGTTGAGTTCCTGCACAATCTCGCCACGAGGACGGTGACGATCAGCGGTCTCGACGCTGCTGGCCTCCTGCTGGCCGATCAGCACGGCCAGCTGCGGTTCATGGCCTCGTCCTCGGAGCAGGCGAAGCTGCTGGAGCTGTTCCAGCTGCAGAACAGCGAGGGCCCGTGCCTGGACACCTATCGCACTGGTGAGCCGGTACTCAGCCCCGACCTCGACGAGGCCCGGTCGCGGTGGCCGCTGTTCGCCGACCGGGCGCTTGCGGACGGATTCCGGTCGGTTCATGCCATTCCGATGAGGCTCCAGGACAAGACGATCGGTGCCCTGAACCTGTTCGGCGGGGACGTCTCGGCGTTGAACAGTCACGACACCCGCGTGATCCAGGCGCTCGCCGACGTCGCGACAATCGCAATTCTGCAAGAGCAGGCCATCCGCCACGCCGAAACGCTCAGCGAGCAGCTCCAGGGCGCGCTGAACAGTCGGATCACCATCGAGCAGGCTAAGGGCGCGCTCGCCCAGGCGCACGGAGTCGACGTCTCCACGGCGTTCCAGTTGCTGCGCGACTACGCAAGGAGCCACCAGGCACGGCTCACCGACGTCGCGCACCGTGCCGTAACCCACCCCGAAGGGCTCGACGACCTGTTCGAGCCGGTGACCGACTGA
- a CDS encoding STAS domain-containing protein, whose translation MDTTSRTFANGFAAQGHSDDNADRQYTLSLRGTISGRSLGQFADVLDHVTKPGHPPATVLLDLRDLADWSTVAQAMVLTTSRRVIRHGGQVVLLDPSVRLRHHDARLDLFGRIASGSSKS comes from the coding sequence ATGGACACAACCTCGCGGACCTTCGCAAACGGTTTCGCTGCTCAAGGGCACAGCGACGACAACGCCGATCGCCAATACACGTTGTCACTTCGTGGCACCATCTCCGGCCGCAGCTTGGGTCAGTTCGCCGACGTACTCGATCACGTCACCAAACCCGGGCATCCTCCGGCAACCGTGCTGCTCGACCTGAGGGACCTCGCCGACTGGTCGACCGTCGCGCAAGCGATGGTGCTAACCACGTCGCGGCGCGTCATCCGACACGGCGGACAGGTCGTCCTGCTCGATCCAAGCGTTCGGCTGCGTCACCACGATGCCCGTCTCGACCTCTTTGGCCGGATCGCGTCCGGTTCGTCGAAATCCTAG
- a CDS encoding PIG-L deacetylase family protein, whose amino-acid sequence MTEPSSLTAVREDWSRALAVVAHPDDMEFGGAAAIARWTAQGKTVVYCMVTSGEAGIDGVAPDECREIRTAEQVESARIVGVDQVDFLGLPDGILEYGVTLRRAIAGVVRLHRPEIVITNNFRDTWDGQFLNQADHIAVGRATLDAVRDAGNRWIFNDQLRDGLEPWNGVRQVWAAGSPQSAHAVDITDTFGAGVESLVAHKAYIDGLGWENFDPAEFLEGVSRQAGSRLGVANATSFEVFGISGDD is encoded by the coding sequence ATGACAGAACCATCGTCGCTCACCGCCGTACGCGAGGACTGGTCGCGCGCGCTCGCCGTCGTCGCGCATCCCGACGACATGGAGTTCGGGGGCGCAGCCGCCATCGCCCGCTGGACAGCACAGGGCAAGACCGTCGTCTACTGCATGGTCACCAGCGGCGAGGCGGGCATCGACGGCGTCGCCCCGGACGAGTGCCGAGAGATCCGTACGGCCGAGCAGGTCGAGTCGGCGCGGATCGTCGGCGTCGACCAGGTCGACTTCCTCGGTCTCCCCGACGGCATTCTCGAGTACGGCGTCACGCTGCGGCGCGCGATCGCAGGAGTCGTACGCTTGCACCGCCCCGAGATCGTCATCACCAACAACTTCCGCGACACGTGGGACGGCCAGTTCCTCAACCAGGCCGACCACATCGCGGTCGGCCGGGCGACTCTCGACGCGGTACGCGACGCGGGCAACCGATGGATCTTCAACGACCAGCTCCGCGACGGCCTCGAGCCATGGAACGGTGTGCGGCAGGTGTGGGCCGCAGGATCGCCACAGTCAGCGCATGCCGTCGACATCACCGACACGTTCGGCGCGGGCGTCGAGTCGCTCGTTGCGCACAAGGCGTACATCGACGGACTCGGCTGGGAGAACTTCGACCCCGCGGAGTTCCTGGAAGGGGTCTCGCGGCAGGCAGGAAGCCGCCTCGGGGTCGCGAACGCGACGTCGTTCGAGGTGTTCGGGATCAGCGGCGACGACTGA
- a CDS encoding MgtC/SapB family protein: protein MQADVDPGSWIQVADLVVALALSALIGLEREVRAKAAGLRTHALVGLGAALFMVVSKYGFADVVGETGTNLDPSRIAAQIVSGIGFIGGGLIFVRRDAVRGLTTAASVWVTAAVGMAAGAGMWVIAAATTVGYGLVVYGLTAVSRRLPRSSTAPSAVDLVYVAGRGVLSRALETATGGDFAVDRVKVQPARGQWRGEDDVRHVRFEVAGTGALADLAVEIEGIDGVLEVRVQDANAVAE, encoded by the coding sequence ATGCAAGCCGATGTCGATCCCGGCTCGTGGATCCAGGTCGCCGACCTGGTCGTCGCCCTCGCGCTGTCGGCACTCATCGGACTCGAGCGGGAGGTGCGGGCGAAGGCGGCCGGCCTACGTACGCACGCGCTCGTGGGGCTCGGGGCGGCGCTCTTCATGGTTGTCTCGAAGTACGGATTCGCCGACGTCGTCGGGGAGACCGGTACGAACCTCGACCCGTCGCGGATCGCCGCGCAGATCGTCTCCGGCATCGGGTTCATCGGTGGCGGACTGATCTTCGTCCGTCGCGATGCGGTCCGTGGCCTCACGACGGCGGCTTCGGTCTGGGTCACCGCGGCGGTCGGCATGGCCGCCGGCGCCGGCATGTGGGTGATCGCGGCCGCGACCACCGTGGGCTATGGCCTTGTCGTCTACGGCCTGACGGCGGTGTCGCGTCGGCTGCCTCGATCGAGCACGGCGCCAAGTGCCGTCGACCTCGTGTACGTCGCGGGGCGCGGAGTGCTCAGCAGGGCGCTCGAGACGGCGACCGGCGGCGACTTCGCCGTCGACCGGGTGAAGGTGCAGCCCGCGCGCGGCCAATGGCGTGGCGAGGACGACGTACGACATGTCCGATTCGAGGTGGCCGGTACGGGCGCGCTCGCGGATCTCGCCGTCGAGATCGAAGGCATCGACGGCGTGCTCGAGGTGCGCGTACAGGACGCGAACGCGGTGGCCGAGTAG
- a CDS encoding SDR family NAD(P)-dependent oxidoreductase: MDLELTDRVAVVTGASKGIGLATVRTLLDEGARVVAVSRSRTSELEDLASKELTHVTADLTEPDAPARAIAAAAEAYGGVDVVVNNAGGPPPGAKLPRFTFMSLTDDDWREMFEFNLLSAVRAARAAIPLMLERGGGAIVNVSTVNARQPGAMNFDYAATKAGLSNLTMSLSDAYASQGIRVNTVSPGPVRTPWWTDDGGAADIIAAQAGASREEVLDSVAPSMMNLATGRLVSAQEVADAIVWVASPRSASTIGSDVVVDGGLLKTV; this comes from the coding sequence GTGGATCTAGAACTGACCGATCGGGTCGCCGTCGTGACCGGCGCGAGCAAAGGAATCGGCCTCGCCACCGTACGTACGTTGCTCGACGAGGGCGCCCGCGTGGTCGCGGTGTCGCGCTCGCGCACGAGTGAGCTCGAGGACCTTGCCTCCAAGGAGCTCACCCACGTCACCGCCGACCTCACCGAGCCGGACGCGCCCGCGCGCGCCATCGCAGCCGCGGCCGAGGCGTACGGAGGCGTCGACGTGGTGGTGAACAACGCCGGCGGACCGCCTCCCGGCGCGAAGCTTCCGCGGTTCACGTTCATGTCATTGACCGACGACGACTGGCGGGAGATGTTCGAGTTCAATCTTCTGTCGGCCGTACGGGCGGCTCGCGCCGCGATCCCGCTGATGCTCGAGCGGGGCGGCGGCGCGATCGTGAACGTGTCGACCGTCAACGCCCGGCAGCCGGGGGCGATGAACTTCGACTACGCCGCGACGAAGGCCGGCCTGAGCAATCTCACGATGTCGTTGTCGGATGCGTACGCGTCGCAGGGCATCCGCGTCAACACCGTGTCGCCCGGTCCCGTCCGTACGCCGTGGTGGACAGACGACGGCGGTGCGGCCGACATCATCGCGGCGCAAGCGGGAGCAAGCCGCGAGGAAGTGCTCGACTCTGTTGCACCGAGCATGATGAACCTCGCGACCGGCCGCCTGGTCTCGGCGCAGGAGGTCGCGGACGCCATCGTCTGGGTCGCCTCGCCGAGGTCGGCGAGCACGATCGGCAGCGACGTCGTCGTCGACGGCGGCCTGCTGAAGACGGTCTAG
- a CDS encoding flavin-containing monooxygenase, whose product MHTTATTEIDTVIIGAGQAGLATAYHLGRRGCPYVVLDASARVGDNWRHQWDTLRLYSPAKYDRLPGLRFPAKGSTWPGKDDVADYLQSYALRFGLRVRTDSRVHGVRREGTAYAVATDEGDYRCRNVVVATGTFGRTPDVPELATELDPGILQLHSSEYRRPGQLRDGAVLVVGASHSGTDIAYEVAQNHPTVLMGRDCGQLPVRIDSPAGRMAFPILLFAWRHVVTRRTPIGRRLMGHVRHHGGPMLRVRRSDLARRGVERLADRLEQVTDGLPVIDGTPRAVTNIVWATGFRQNFDWIHLPVIGDDGWPDETRGVAADAPGLFFCGLSFQYAFSSMLLPGVGRDAAYVADRIAERALAPAVSPV is encoded by the coding sequence ATGCACACCACGGCGACGACCGAGATCGACACGGTCATCATCGGTGCCGGGCAGGCCGGCCTGGCGACCGCGTACCACCTCGGTCGCCGAGGGTGCCCCTACGTCGTCCTCGACGCGAGCGCGCGGGTCGGCGACAACTGGCGACACCAGTGGGACACCCTGCGCCTGTACTCACCGGCGAAGTACGACCGGCTGCCGGGGCTGCGGTTTCCCGCGAAGGGGTCGACGTGGCCGGGCAAGGACGACGTTGCCGACTACCTGCAGAGCTATGCACTGCGGTTCGGGCTCCGGGTGCGCACGGACTCGCGCGTGCACGGGGTGCGACGCGAGGGCACGGCGTACGCCGTCGCCACCGACGAAGGCGACTACCGGTGCCGCAACGTCGTCGTGGCGACGGGGACGTTCGGACGTACCCCGGACGTCCCAGAGCTCGCGACCGAGCTCGACCCCGGCATCTTGCAGCTGCACTCCAGCGAGTACCGGCGCCCCGGCCAGCTCCGCGACGGCGCCGTGCTTGTCGTGGGGGCGTCCCACTCAGGCACCGACATCGCGTACGAAGTCGCACAGAACCATCCGACCGTCCTGATGGGACGCGACTGCGGACAGCTTCCCGTCCGCATCGACTCCCCCGCCGGCCGGATGGCGTTCCCGATCCTGCTGTTCGCGTGGCGGCACGTCGTCACCCGCCGGACACCGATCGGCCGAAGGCTCATGGGCCACGTCCGCCACCACGGCGGACCCATGCTGCGAGTGCGTCGCTCGGATCTGGCCCGGCGCGGAGTCGAGCGGCTGGCCGACCGGCTCGAGCAGGTCACCGATGGCCTCCCGGTCATCGACGGAACGCCCCGCGCGGTCACGAACATCGTCTGGGCGACCGGCTTCCGGCAGAACTTCGACTGGATCCACCTTCCGGTCATCGGCGACGACGGCTGGCCGGACGAGACGCGTGGAGTGGCCGCGGATGCGCCAGGTCTGTTCTTCTGCGGGCTGTCCTTCCAGTACGCCTTCAGCTCGATGCTGCTGCCCGGCGTCGGCCGCGACGCGGCGTACGTAGCGGATCGGATCGCCGAGCGTGCACTTGCGCCGGCCGTGTCGCCCGTCTGA
- a CDS encoding helix-turn-helix transcriptional regulator — protein MSAVDDLLQAREMYERGDWAGAFAAWSQVGLERLDVADLDRLATATHLLGHRDECIAALQHAYALCGKAGDVAQAVRSAFRLAMVLMTGGDSTVAAGWTARAENLLEEIDGPVVEHGYVRFLQTMRHLGTGDLGQAAACAQDVVACGRRFDDADLIAIGLSAHGRIAMYTGRVSEGLTLFDEAMAGVVAGEVSPIFAGHTYCVMIEGCQEVSDLGRADQWTAALTHWCEAQPNLIAFTGQAAVHRGQILALHGAYAEAIEEFDHAVRRYSEAGTPVAAGQALAERGDVLRLLGDLRGAEASYAASADRGYEPQPGLALLWAAQGRGSAATAAVQRLLAERLDPVARSRLLPEAISVVGSADTSVDVAALADELDAIATNFGCTALLAAAAHARGRMQIAGSDPAGSLPYLRKAAGLWSALDCPYEVARVDTDTGVALRLLGDAESATHALTTARATFARLGTQPRVVEVDRLLAPGALPNGLTAREADVLRLVARGQTNAAIAAELVLSEKTVARHLSNIFAKLDVTSRTAAAAFAFEHDLV, from the coding sequence ATGAGTGCGGTCGACGATCTCCTGCAGGCGCGCGAGATGTACGAGCGCGGCGACTGGGCGGGCGCATTCGCCGCGTGGTCGCAGGTCGGCCTCGAGCGGCTCGACGTCGCCGACCTCGATCGCCTCGCAACGGCCACCCATCTTCTCGGCCACCGCGACGAGTGCATCGCGGCACTACAACACGCCTACGCCCTGTGCGGGAAGGCCGGCGACGTCGCGCAGGCCGTCAGATCTGCGTTCCGGCTGGCGATGGTGCTCATGACCGGCGGCGATAGCACGGTCGCCGCCGGCTGGACTGCGCGCGCCGAGAACCTGCTGGAGGAGATCGACGGGCCGGTCGTCGAGCACGGCTACGTCCGGTTCCTGCAGACCATGCGCCACCTGGGCACCGGCGACCTGGGCCAGGCGGCCGCCTGTGCGCAGGACGTCGTGGCGTGCGGGCGGCGCTTCGACGACGCTGACCTGATCGCGATCGGGCTGTCCGCGCATGGGCGGATCGCGATGTATACGGGACGGGTATCCGAGGGCCTGACGTTGTTCGACGAGGCGATGGCAGGCGTGGTCGCAGGTGAGGTCTCGCCGATATTCGCGGGGCACACCTACTGCGTGATGATCGAGGGTTGTCAGGAGGTCTCCGATCTGGGCCGTGCCGACCAGTGGACCGCCGCCCTCACGCACTGGTGCGAGGCGCAACCGAACCTCATCGCCTTCACCGGCCAGGCCGCGGTGCACCGCGGCCAGATCCTGGCGCTGCACGGCGCCTACGCCGAGGCGATCGAGGAGTTCGATCATGCCGTGCGGCGGTACTCAGAGGCCGGTACGCCCGTCGCCGCCGGCCAGGCGCTGGCAGAGCGAGGCGACGTACTCCGCCTGCTCGGAGATCTGCGCGGTGCGGAAGCGAGCTACGCGGCGTCGGCCGACCGCGGGTACGAGCCTCAGCCGGGACTCGCACTGCTGTGGGCGGCACAGGGCCGCGGCAGTGCAGCGACGGCCGCGGTCCAGCGGCTGCTCGCCGAACGACTCGACCCGGTGGCCCGCTCACGGCTCCTACCAGAGGCGATCTCGGTCGTCGGGTCCGCCGACACATCGGTCGACGTGGCGGCTCTCGCCGACGAGCTCGACGCCATCGCCACGAACTTCGGATGCACTGCCCTCCTCGCCGCTGCGGCACACGCGCGTGGACGGATGCAGATCGCGGGTTCGGATCCTGCGGGCTCGCTCCCGTACCTGCGGAAGGCCGCGGGCCTCTGGTCCGCGCTCGACTGCCCGTACGAGGTTGCACGGGTGGATACGGACACCGGCGTGGCCTTACGGCTGCTCGGAGACGCGGAATCGGCGACACATGCGCTCACGACCGCGCGCGCGACCTTCGCCCGGCTGGGCACCCAACCGCGGGTTGTCGAGGTCGACCGGCTGTTGGCTCCCGGGGCGCTTCCCAACGGCTTGACCGCACGCGAAGCCGACGTCCTCCGGCTTGTCGCGCGCGGCCAGACCAACGCAGCGATCGCCGCCGAACTCGTACTCAGCGAGAAGACCGTCGCCCGGCACCTGAGCAACATCTTCGCCAAGCTCGATGTCACGTCGCGCACGGCCGCGGCGGCGTTCGCGTTCGAACACGACCTGGTCTGA
- a CDS encoding nitroreductase family protein — MTADGTPPLSELHDLLRTRFSPLAFDPRHSLSSAEVDLLLEAARWAPSAGNSQPWAFVAERRGEPAHAQLVRHLAGSSRRWASSASVLIVNISHRFVDDTTMEYSEFADYDLGQAVAHLTLQAQAMGLACRQFRAFDLPALSEELSVSPGWFIVSMVAVGVPAGPGAPQRDRRTLRSLVTAPFTDGDDDV, encoded by the coding sequence GTGACTGCCGACGGCACCCCACCGCTTTCAGAGCTCCACGACCTCCTTCGTACGAGGTTCAGCCCGCTCGCGTTCGACCCGCGCCACTCGCTTAGCAGTGCCGAGGTCGACCTACTGCTCGAGGCGGCACGATGGGCCCCGTCGGCGGGCAACTCTCAGCCTTGGGCATTCGTGGCCGAGAGGCGGGGTGAACCGGCCCACGCGCAGCTCGTACGCCACCTCGCCGGAAGCTCGCGGCGATGGGCTTCGTCGGCGTCGGTCCTGATCGTCAACATCTCGCACCGCTTCGTCGACGACACGACGATGGAGTACTCGGAGTTCGCCGACTACGACCTCGGCCAGGCCGTCGCCCACCTGACGCTGCAGGCGCAGGCGATGGGGCTGGCATGCCGGCAGTTCCGCGCGTTCGACCTCCCAGCGCTTTCGGAGGAGCTGTCCGTCTCCCCGGGGTGGTTCATCGTGTCGATGGTCGCGGTCGGAGTCCCGGCCGGCCCCGGCGCGCCTCAACGCGACCGTAGAACACTGCGTTCCCTGGTCACGGCGCCGTTCACCGACGGCGACGACGACGTGTGA
- a CDS encoding calcium-binding protein, which translates to MLAACLPLAVMSPAHAGSAQAGAPKCGGKVATIVGTKAGEKLVGTRGRDVIVAGRGRDTVHARGGNDLVCGGRGGDRLVGGKGNDRLLGQGDSTYIDEPIYYVGDRLVGGPGRDSLSGGDGRGDDYADYGSEPRPIKVRLAKRRATGGSIGRDVIRRDIEIVKATAGSDRLIGSSQSDEFSAGPGRDFVDARGGNDWVQGGDGDDTILGGPGRDGIIGDGYYGGDGDDRITDRVGDSYVEGGLGDDRIRTGAGSDEVYGDVLCCVPRKGGDDIIHTGAGSDSVESYYGDDTVYTGKGNDGVDDIAGTDKIRLGDGNDVLGDRYSGGGADDASGGGGNDHLNGTDADDRLDGGPGDDQADGQGGVDACPDVERKTNCED; encoded by the coding sequence GTGCTGGCAGCGTGTTTGCCGTTGGCCGTGATGAGTCCGGCGCACGCCGGGTCCGCGCAGGCGGGCGCACCGAAGTGCGGTGGCAAGGTGGCGACGATCGTCGGTACGAAGGCCGGCGAGAAGCTCGTGGGCACTCGGGGCCGAGACGTGATCGTTGCCGGCCGCGGGCGAGACACCGTGCATGCGCGCGGCGGCAACGACCTTGTGTGCGGCGGACGGGGCGGCGATCGTCTCGTCGGGGGCAAGGGCAACGACCGACTTCTCGGCCAGGGTGACTCGACATACATCGACGAGCCGATCTACTACGTCGGCGACCGACTGGTCGGCGGCCCGGGGCGAGACTCGCTTTCGGGCGGTGACGGACGTGGCGACGACTACGCCGACTACGGCAGTGAACCGCGACCGATCAAGGTCCGGCTGGCGAAGCGCCGGGCGACCGGCGGCAGTATCGGTCGCGACGTCATTCGCCGGGACATCGAGATCGTCAAGGCGACGGCGGGTAGCGACCGACTGATCGGCTCGTCGCAGAGTGACGAGTTCTCCGCAGGCCCAGGGCGCGACTTCGTCGACGCTCGTGGTGGCAACGACTGGGTGCAGGGCGGCGATGGTGACGACACGATCCTCGGCGGCCCCGGCCGCGACGGCATCATCGGCGACGGCTACTACGGCGGCGACGGCGATGACCGCATCACCGACCGCGTAGGTGACAGCTACGTCGAAGGCGGCCTTGGCGACGATCGGATTCGTACGGGTGCGGGCAGCGACGAGGTCTATGGCGATGTCCTGTGTTGCGTTCCCCGCAAGGGTGGTGACGACATCATCCACACAGGTGCGGGCTCCGACTCGGTCGAGTCGTACTACGGCGACGACACCGTATACACGGGCAAGGGCAACGACGGTGTGGACGACATCGCGGGCACCGACAAGATCAGGCTCGGCGACGGTAACGACGTGCTCGGTGACCGGTACTCCGGTGGCGGGGCCGACGACGCCTCGGGCGGAGGAGGAAACGACCACCTCAACGGCACCGACGCAGACGATCGGCTCGACGGCGGGCCCGGCGACGACCAGGCGGACGGTCAAGGTGGCGTAGACGCCTGCCCCGACGTCGAACGAAAGACCAACTGCGAGGACTGA